One Aegilops tauschii subsp. strangulata cultivar AL8/78 chromosome 7, Aet v6.0, whole genome shotgun sequence genomic window carries:
- the LOC109769558 gene encoding GDSL esterase/lipase LTL1 isoform X1, whose amino-acid sequence MRGENLLVSANFASTGVGILNDTGVQFVNIIRIAQQLQNFQDYQQRLAAYVGEDAARERVSQSLVLITLGGNDFVNNYYLVPFSARSQQFEIHDYVHFIISEYKKVLAGDMDEGKEASSAGLNNSGRYWIGLCRNYGKGT is encoded by the exons ATGCGCGGTGAGAACCTGCTCGTCAGCGCCAACTTCGCGTCCACCGGCGTCGGCATCCTCAACGACACAGGCGTGCAATTC GTGAACATCATCAGGATCGCCCAGCAGCTGCAGAACTTCCAGGACTACCAGCAGAGGCTAGCGGCGTACGTCGGCGAGGACGCGGCGAGGGAGCGCGTGAGCCAGTCGCTGGTGCTCATCACGCTTGGCGGCAACGACTTCGTCAACAACTACTACCTGGTGCCCTTCTCCGCTAGGTCCCAGCAGTTCGAGATCCACGACTACGTCCACTTCATCATCTCCGAGTACAAGAAAGTCCTCGCG GGTGATATGGATGAAGGAAAAGAGGCCAGCAGTGCTGGGCTAAACAATTCAGGGAGGTATTGGATTGGCCTCTGTAGAAACTATGGTAAAG GCACCTAA
- the LOC109769558 gene encoding GDSL esterase/lipase LTL1 isoform X2, whose amino-acid sequence MRGENLLVSANFASTGVGILNDTGVQFVNIIRIAQQLQNFQDYQQRLAAYVGEDAARERVSQSLVLITLGGNDFVNNYYLVPFSARSQQFEIHDYVHFIISEYKKVLAGDMDEGKEASSAGLNNSGRYWIGLCRNYGT is encoded by the exons ATGCGCGGTGAGAACCTGCTCGTCAGCGCCAACTTCGCGTCCACCGGCGTCGGCATCCTCAACGACACAGGCGTGCAATTC GTGAACATCATCAGGATCGCCCAGCAGCTGCAGAACTTCCAGGACTACCAGCAGAGGCTAGCGGCGTACGTCGGCGAGGACGCGGCGAGGGAGCGCGTGAGCCAGTCGCTGGTGCTCATCACGCTTGGCGGCAACGACTTCGTCAACAACTACTACCTGGTGCCCTTCTCCGCTAGGTCCCAGCAGTTCGAGATCCACGACTACGTCCACTTCATCATCTCCGAGTACAAGAAAGTCCTCGCG GGTGATATGGATGAAGGAAAAGAGGCCAGCAGTGCTGGGCTAAACAATTCAGGGAGGTATTGGATTGGCCTCTGTAGAAACTATG GCACCTAA